One segment of Acidovorax sp. DW039 DNA contains the following:
- a CDS encoding ABC transporter ATP-binding protein produces the protein MQANDSYFVDFRDVWLAYNDELLAQNHFAVEAIDLQIRQGEFIAIVGPSGCGKSTFMKLATGLKMPSMGKILIDGKPVTGPLKISGMAFQAPSLLPWRTTVDNVLLPLEIVEPFRSNFKHKRKEYEERARKLLQKVGLGGYEDKFPWQLSGGMQQRASICRALIHEPKMLLLDEPFGALDAFTREELWCILRDLQAEQKFNVILVTHDLRESVFLADTVYVMSKSPGRFVVRREIELPRPRDLEVTYSKEFTDIVHELRGHIGALRQGAGKAGAPIPQ, from the coding sequence ATGCAGGCTAACGACTCCTATTTCGTGGATTTCCGCGACGTCTGGCTCGCCTACAACGACGAGCTGCTCGCGCAGAACCACTTTGCCGTCGAGGCCATCGACCTGCAAATCCGCCAGGGTGAGTTCATCGCCATCGTGGGGCCGTCGGGCTGTGGCAAGTCCACCTTCATGAAGCTGGCCACCGGTTTGAAGATGCCCTCCATGGGCAAGATCCTGATCGATGGCAAGCCCGTGACGGGCCCCCTCAAGATTTCGGGCATGGCCTTTCAGGCTCCGTCGCTGCTGCCATGGCGCACCACGGTCGACAACGTGCTGCTGCCGCTCGAGATCGTAGAGCCCTTCCGCAGCAACTTCAAGCACAAGCGCAAGGAATACGAGGAGCGCGCCCGCAAGCTGCTGCAAAAGGTGGGGCTGGGTGGCTACGAGGACAAGTTTCCGTGGCAGCTGTCAGGGGGGATGCAGCAGCGCGCAAGCATTTGCCGCGCCCTCATCCACGAACCCAAGATGTTGCTGCTGGACGAGCCCTTCGGCGCGCTCGATGCCTTCACCCGCGAGGAGCTGTGGTGCATTCTGCGCGACCTGCAGGCCGAGCAGAAATTCAACGTGATCCTGGTGACGCACGACCTGCGTGAGAGCGTTTTCCTGGCCGACACGGTGTATGTGATGAGCAAGAGCCCCGGCCGGTTTGTGGTGCGGCGCGAGATTGAGCTGCCCCGCCCCCGCGACCTGGAGGTGACCTACTCCAAAGAGTTCACCGACATCGTGCACGAGCTGCGCGGTCACATCGGGGCTCTTCGCCAGGGTGCAGGAAAAGCAGGCGCACCCATCCCGCAATAA
- a CDS encoding methyl-accepting chemotaxis protein, producing MIQTLRAKILTISTATVVGALAVTGAATYTITRSNTFATIEQDLDAITAGNATAIDQWVAAKGLAVQATAAVVEHGDPQGFVKQLSKSGGFPITTVGWEDKTFFSTTSTAPGYDPTARPWYKTAAQAGKLSVTKPYGDSTTGVPYVAFVAPMLRDSKLAGVVSGAVPLDGVREVVSTIRPTPSSMGFVVNSDGLILAHADAKLALKPATEISPLLIPTALAEFSKTSKPLEVEMAGASKLLKGRQVQGTDWILVVALDKAEATAGLRSVLQTLAIAIVLLALGAAGIAGLLTATSFRRLSQVRDAMDKIGSGGGDLTQRLPVSGQDEVAQIASSFNKFVEQISTVLKDVRNGVESMKTATDEIRAGNQDLSNRTEGSASSLQETSASLSQLTVAVKQSADSASLATKLAGEASASALKGGEVVASAVATMDDISKASAKIGEIIGVIDSIAFQTNILALNAAVEAARAGEQGRGFAVVASEVRSLAQRSAEAAREIKTLIDASSASVMTGSERVRAAGETMAAIVQSIQRVTLTIGEINGSMAEQSSGISQINQAVTEMDRATQQNAALVEESTAASAVLNEQAHNLSRTVAGFTLDSHGASSGLLSSTQRLPSL from the coding sequence ATGATCCAGACACTGCGCGCCAAGATCCTCACCATCAGCACCGCCACTGTGGTGGGCGCGCTGGCGGTGACGGGAGCGGCGACCTACACCATCACCCGCTCCAACACCTTTGCCACCATTGAGCAGGATCTGGACGCCATCACCGCAGGCAACGCGACAGCGATTGACCAGTGGGTGGCGGCCAAGGGCTTGGCAGTGCAAGCCACTGCAGCAGTGGTCGAACACGGGGACCCTCAAGGCTTTGTCAAACAGCTCAGCAAATCGGGTGGCTTTCCCATCACCACCGTAGGCTGGGAAGACAAGACATTTTTTTCCACCACATCCACGGCCCCCGGCTACGACCCTACAGCCCGCCCCTGGTACAAAACGGCGGCGCAGGCAGGCAAGCTGTCTGTGACCAAGCCCTATGGCGATTCCACGACCGGCGTGCCCTATGTTGCGTTCGTAGCGCCCATGCTGCGTGACAGCAAGCTCGCTGGCGTGGTGAGCGGTGCAGTGCCATTGGATGGCGTGCGTGAAGTGGTTTCCACCATACGCCCCACACCCAGCAGCATGGGCTTTGTGGTCAACAGCGATGGACTGATCCTGGCGCACGCAGATGCCAAACTGGCGCTCAAGCCCGCAACAGAAATATCCCCCCTGCTCATACCCACAGCTCTTGCTGAGTTCAGCAAAACCAGCAAGCCGCTGGAGGTGGAAATGGCCGGAGCCAGCAAGCTGCTCAAAGGCCGACAGGTTCAGGGCACAGATTGGATATTGGTCGTAGCGCTGGATAAGGCAGAAGCTACCGCGGGGCTGCGCAGCGTCCTTCAGACGCTGGCCATAGCAATCGTTCTGCTGGCACTGGGCGCTGCAGGTATTGCAGGCCTGCTTACCGCTACTTCGTTCCGTCGCCTCTCGCAGGTGAGAGATGCCATGGACAAGATTGGCTCGGGAGGCGGTGACCTGACACAAAGGTTGCCGGTTTCTGGGCAGGACGAGGTGGCGCAAATCGCATCGTCCTTCAACAAGTTTGTGGAGCAGATCAGCACCGTGCTCAAGGATGTGCGCAACGGGGTTGAGTCGATGAAGACTGCCACCGATGAAATACGTGCAGGCAACCAAGACTTGTCCAACCGGACGGAGGGCTCTGCCAGCAGCTTGCAGGAGACATCGGCATCCCTGTCGCAACTCACCGTGGCCGTGAAGCAATCTGCCGACTCCGCCAGCCTGGCCACCAAGCTGGCAGGTGAAGCCAGCGCCTCAGCACTCAAGGGTGGCGAAGTGGTCGCCAGTGCCGTTGCCACCATGGACGACATTTCCAAGGCGTCTGCCAAGATCGGAGAGATCATTGGCGTGATCGACTCGATCGCCTTCCAGACCAACATCCTTGCCCTGAACGCTGCGGTAGAGGCAGCCAGAGCGGGTGAACAAGGCAGAGGTTTTGCTGTGGTAGCCAGCGAAGTACGCAGCCTGGCTCAGCGCAGCGCAGAGGCAGCGCGGGAGATCAAGACACTGATCGACGCATCCAGCGCCAGCGTGATGACGGGCTCAGAGCGGGTTCGCGCAGCGGGCGAAACCATGGCGGCCATCGTTCAGAGCATTCAGCGCGTAACGCTCACGATTGGGGAGATCAATGGGTCCATGGCTGAACAAAGCTCCGGTATCAGCCAGATCAATCAGGCCGTGACCGAGATGGACCGAGCTACACAGCAAAACGCAGCCCTGGTCGAGGAGTCCACCGCGGCGTCCGCCGTCTTGAACGAGCAGGCCCACAACCTGTCACGCACTGTGGCAGGCTTTACGCTGGACTCTCATGGCGCATCCTCCGGGCTTCTTTCCAGCACCCAACGTTTGCCCTCACTTTAA
- a CDS encoding patatin-like phospholipase family protein, producing MRLTAFFAPARTWGAALSALAALALVACGGTSPTRTEPAAPAASTTPTLNAAPVRIGVALGGGAAKGFAHIGVIKMLEANGLAPTVVAGTSAGSVVGALYASGMNAFELQEKAVALDEARIRDLQLSSGGLLQGQKLEDYVNEQVRRRPLEQMAKPFVAVATRLEDGERTVFARGNTGQAVRASSSVPGVFQPVTIGKYHFVDGGIVSPVPVDAARQLGADIVIAVDISNKARGQAPENMLGALNQSIAIMGQKLGQAELARADVIIRPQVLDIGAADFSQRANAIVEGEKAALAVMPQIRERVARLQTERANALRAAQQKAAQEQLQACLENRSRMQKLAGLAGMDDSCGNPK from the coding sequence ATGCGCCTGACCGCTTTTTTCGCCCCCGCACGCACCTGGGGTGCCGCCCTCTCAGCCTTGGCTGCCCTGGCCCTGGTGGCCTGCGGTGGCACCTCGCCCACGCGCACCGAACCTGCTGCGCCTGCCGCGTCCACCACTCCCACCCTCAACGCCGCCCCCGTGCGCATCGGCGTGGCGCTGGGCGGCGGGGCTGCCAAGGGGTTTGCGCACATTGGTGTGATCAAGATGCTGGAGGCCAACGGCCTGGCTCCGACTGTGGTGGCAGGCACCAGCGCGGGCAGTGTGGTGGGCGCGCTCTACGCCAGCGGGATGAATGCCTTTGAACTGCAGGAAAAAGCCGTGGCGCTGGACGAAGCCAGGATTCGTGACCTGCAGCTATCGTCTGGCGGCCTGCTGCAAGGCCAGAAGCTGGAAGACTATGTGAACGAACAGGTGCGCCGCAGGCCACTGGAGCAAATGGCCAAACCCTTCGTGGCCGTTGCCACCCGACTGGAAGACGGAGAACGCACCGTGTTTGCCAGGGGCAACACCGGGCAGGCAGTGCGTGCATCCAGCAGCGTGCCGGGCGTGTTCCAGCCCGTCACCATTGGCAAGTACCACTTTGTGGACGGCGGCATTGTGAGCCCTGTGCCGGTGGATGCCGCCCGGCAGCTGGGGGCAGATATCGTGATTGCGGTGGACATCTCTAACAAGGCACGCGGCCAAGCCCCGGAGAACATGCTGGGCGCGCTGAACCAGTCCATCGCCATCATGGGCCAGAAGCTGGGCCAGGCGGAGCTGGCGCGTGCCGACGTCATTATCCGCCCCCAGGTGCTGGACATTGGGGCCGCGGATTTCAGCCAGCGGGCGAATGCGATTGTCGAGGGCGAAAAGGCGGCCCTGGCCGTGATGCCACAGATTCGTGAGCGGGTTGCCAGGCTGCAGACAGAGCGGGCCAACGCCCTGCGCGCAGCACAGCAGAAGGCGGCACAAGAGCAACTGCAAGCCTGCCTGGAAAACCGCTCGCGCATGCAAAAGCTGGCCGGTCTGGCGGGCATGGACGACAGCTGCGGCAACCCCAAGTAA
- a CDS encoding ABC transporter permease produces the protein MHKKTVERWSPWLLLAATILLWQIICSAFNVSEFIFPSPWAIGTQLVEFGGVIAGHAWRTFWVTMAGFAIAIVVGVLLGFVIGSSRLAYAAMYPLMTAFNALPKAAFVPILVVWFGIGVGPAILTAFLISFFPIMVNIATGLATLEPELEDVLRVLGAKRWDVLTKVGLPRSLPYFYGSLKVAITLAFVGTTVSEMTAANEGIGYLLISAGSSMQMGLAFAGLMVVGAMAMAMYELFSWVEKRTTRWAHRGSQGE, from the coding sequence ATGCACAAAAAAACCGTAGAACGCTGGTCCCCCTGGCTGCTGCTGGCGGCCACCATCCTGCTGTGGCAAATCATCTGCTCGGCCTTCAATGTGTCTGAGTTCATCTTCCCCAGCCCCTGGGCCATTGGCACGCAGCTGGTGGAGTTTGGGGGCGTCATTGCAGGCCACGCCTGGCGCACCTTCTGGGTCACCATGGCGGGCTTTGCAATCGCCATCGTGGTGGGTGTGCTGCTGGGCTTTGTCATCGGCAGCTCTCGCCTGGCCTACGCTGCCATGTACCCGCTGATGACAGCCTTCAACGCCCTGCCCAAGGCGGCGTTCGTGCCCATTCTGGTGGTGTGGTTCGGCATTGGCGTGGGGCCAGCCATCCTCACAGCCTTCCTCATCAGCTTCTTTCCCATCATGGTCAACATTGCCACGGGCCTGGCCACACTGGAGCCCGAGCTGGAAGACGTGCTGCGCGTGCTGGGTGCCAAGCGCTGGGACGTGCTGACCAAGGTGGGGCTGCCCCGCTCGCTGCCCTACTTTTATGGCTCTCTCAAAGTCGCCATTACCCTGGCCTTTGTGGGCACCACGGTGAGTGAGATGACCGCTGCCAACGAAGGTATCGGCTACCTGCTCATCAGCGCGGGCTCGTCCATGCAGATGGGCCTGGCGTTTGCCGGGCTGATGGTGGTGGGCGCGATGGCGATGGCGATGTACGAATTGTTCAGCTGGGTGGAAAAGCGCACCACCCGCTGGGCACACCGAGGATCGCAGGGGGAGTGA
- a CDS encoding HDOD domain-containing protein, with the protein MPHLTEFFENVQLPTMPDVARELVATMQDDDIPFEKVRSAIARDPALTAKLIRLANSARFGLQRQVASLDDALTLVGLNQVRTLALAASTAGMFKDMPGVDADAFWKESMATAGYAQWLARTLGSDVQQSWLAGFLVRIGELIIAQKAPEQIPAIEQLPHHAGGRWEREKLLLGFTEAQVTAELARRWRFPETIVRALETAEDPVAATPFCRLGGIVHVAMLLAEIGLEEPMSPEETIASLPQEIRQALQLDSAWLVTHLPPVADFVDVPIR; encoded by the coding sequence ATGCCACACCTGACCGAGTTTTTCGAAAACGTGCAATTGCCCACCATGCCCGACGTGGCGCGGGAACTGGTGGCGACGATGCAGGACGACGACATCCCGTTTGAGAAGGTGCGCAGCGCCATTGCGCGAGACCCGGCGTTGACCGCCAAGCTCATTCGCCTGGCCAACAGCGCGCGTTTTGGCCTGCAGCGGCAGGTGGCTTCTCTGGATGATGCGCTCACCCTGGTGGGGCTCAACCAGGTGCGCACCCTGGCGCTGGCGGCCAGCACGGCGGGCATGTTCAAGGATATGCCCGGAGTGGATGCCGATGCCTTCTGGAAGGAAAGCATGGCCACTGCGGGCTATGCCCAGTGGTTGGCGCGCACGCTGGGCTCAGACGTGCAGCAGTCTTGGCTGGCGGGATTTCTGGTGCGCATTGGCGAGCTGATCATTGCCCAGAAGGCGCCGGAACAGATTCCTGCCATCGAGCAGCTGCCCCACCATGCGGGCGGACGGTGGGAGCGTGAAAAACTCTTGCTCGGCTTCACAGAAGCCCAGGTCACCGCTGAGCTGGCCCGTCGCTGGCGCTTTCCGGAAACCATCGTGCGTGCGCTGGAGACGGCAGAGGACCCCGTCGCGGCCACGCCCTTCTGTCGTCTGGGGGGTATCGTGCATGTGGCCATGCTGCTGGCAGAAATTGGCCTGGAGGAGCCCATGTCGCCCGAAGAGACCATCGCCAGCCTGCCCCAGGAGATCCGCCAGGCCCTGCAGCTCGATTCCGCCTGGCTCGTCACCCATCTGCCGCCGGTGGCTGATTTCGTGGATGTGCCAATACGCTGA
- a CDS encoding ABC transporter substrate-binding protein, whose protein sequence is MKKRTFVQTAAALALVGAFSAAHAQSTPIKFQLDWRFEGPAALFLQPAAKGYFKAAGLDVTVDAGNGSGGAVQRVASGTYDMGFADLAAVMEFHANNPDAQNKPVAVMMVYNNTPASVMALKKSGINTPADLAGKKLGAPVFDAGRRAFPIFQKANKVGNVQWTAMDPPLRETMLVRGDVDAITGFTFTSLLNLEARGIKTADVVVLPYADYGVKLYGNVIIASPKLIKENPAAIKAFLSAFTKGAKEVMANPAAAIEHVRARDGIVNVALETRRLQLAIDTVINSPDARAEGFGQAKPGRLSLMASQVSDAFNTKTRVNPDDVWNGSFLPSAAELNILPKK, encoded by the coding sequence ATGAAGAAAAGAACGTTCGTGCAAACCGCAGCAGCCTTGGCCTTGGTGGGCGCATTCTCGGCAGCGCACGCGCAGAGCACGCCTATCAAGTTCCAGCTTGACTGGCGCTTTGAGGGGCCTGCGGCCCTGTTCCTGCAGCCCGCGGCCAAAGGCTACTTCAAGGCCGCGGGGCTGGACGTGACCGTAGACGCAGGCAACGGCTCGGGCGGCGCGGTGCAGCGCGTAGCATCGGGCACCTACGACATGGGTTTTGCCGATCTGGCCGCTGTGATGGAGTTCCACGCCAACAACCCCGACGCGCAGAACAAGCCCGTGGCGGTGATGATGGTCTACAACAACACGCCCGCTTCGGTGATGGCGCTCAAGAAAAGCGGCATCAACACGCCCGCAGACCTGGCGGGCAAAAAGCTGGGAGCCCCGGTGTTTGACGCAGGCCGCCGTGCCTTCCCCATCTTCCAGAAGGCCAACAAGGTCGGCAACGTGCAATGGACCGCCATGGACCCGCCACTGCGCGAAACCATGCTGGTGCGCGGCGATGTGGACGCGATTACCGGCTTCACCTTCACTTCGCTGCTGAACCTGGAGGCCCGCGGCATCAAGACTGCGGATGTGGTGGTGCTGCCTTATGCCGACTACGGCGTGAAGCTGTATGGCAACGTGATCATTGCCTCGCCCAAGCTCATCAAGGAGAACCCGGCGGCGATCAAAGCCTTCCTGTCCGCCTTCACCAAGGGCGCCAAGGAAGTCATGGCCAACCCCGCTGCCGCCATCGAGCATGTGCGCGCACGCGACGGCATTGTGAACGTGGCGCTGGAAACACGCCGCCTGCAACTGGCGATCGACACCGTCATCAACAGCCCCGACGCGCGCGCCGAGGGCTTTGGCCAGGCCAAACCCGGCCGCCTGTCGCTGATGGCGTCGCAGGTGTCGGACGCGTTCAACACCAAAACCCGCGTGAACCCAGACGATGTGTGGAACGGCAGCTTCCTACCCAGCGCCGCAGAGCTGAACATCCTGCCGAAGAAGTAA
- a CDS encoding NADP-dependent malic enzyme gives MTQNLSAAEQALREAALEYHRNPSRGKISVTPTKPLSNQRDLSLAYSPGVAYPCLDIQADPSKAFDYTSRGNLVAVITNGTAVLGLGDIGPLAGKPVMEGKGCLFKKFAGVDVFDIELAERDPDKLIEIIASLEPTLGGINLEDIKAPECFYIERELSKRMNIPVFHDDQHGTAIISSAALLNGLELVGKDIGAVKVAVSGAGAAAIACLNVMVGLGVKRENIFVCDSKGVIYEGRPGGYDESKAQYAQKTEARTLADAVNGADVFLGCSAPGVLTAEMVKTMAPKPIILALANPEPEIRPELAKAVRPDCIIATGRSDYPNQVNNVLCFPYIFRGALDCGATKITEAMKLACVRQIADLAKADISEEVANAYAGKELTFGPDYLIPTPFDSRLILKIAPAVAQAAAESGVATRPIEDMEAYKENLSRFVYQTGMLMRPVITAAKALPEGQKRVAYADGEDERALRAAQMAIDDKIAHPILIGRPAVIAARIEKAGLRMQPGKDVEICNPEDDPRFRQYWETYHQLMKRNGATPEVAKAAVRRSNTIIASLMVKLGDADAMICGLVGTYETHLERINNILGHAPGATNYAALNALMTDRNGTLFIADTYVNEDPTAQQLADIAWMSVQEVQRFGLPPKVAFLSHSSYGSSKRASARKMREARDLFVAAHPEIECDGELHGDAALEPNIRKTYMTEADSTLSGSANLLICPNIDAANILYNVLKTTTSGGVTVGPILMGAAATAYILTPAATVRRVFNMTALAVASAAARPR, from the coding sequence ATGACACAGAACCTGTCTGCCGCCGAACAGGCCCTGCGCGAAGCCGCGCTCGAATACCACCGCAACCCCAGCCGGGGCAAGATTTCCGTCACGCCCACCAAGCCGCTGTCCAACCAGCGCGACCTGTCTCTGGCGTATTCGCCCGGCGTGGCTTACCCCTGCCTGGACATTCAGGCCGATCCCTCCAAGGCGTTTGACTACACCTCGCGCGGCAACCTGGTCGCAGTGATTACCAATGGCACAGCCGTGCTGGGCCTGGGTGATATTGGCCCGCTGGCAGGTAAGCCTGTCATGGAAGGCAAGGGCTGCCTGTTCAAGAAGTTCGCCGGTGTGGATGTGTTTGACATTGAGCTAGCCGAGCGCGATCCCGACAAGCTGATCGAGATCATTGCCAGTCTGGAGCCCACGCTGGGCGGCATCAACCTGGAAGACATCAAGGCCCCCGAGTGCTTCTACATCGAGCGCGAGCTGAGCAAGCGCATGAACATTCCGGTGTTCCACGATGACCAGCACGGCACGGCCATCATCAGCAGTGCGGCGCTGCTCAACGGGCTGGAGCTGGTGGGCAAGGACATTGGTGCGGTGAAGGTGGCCGTGTCCGGCGCGGGCGCTGCTGCCATTGCCTGCCTGAACGTGATGGTGGGCCTGGGCGTCAAGCGCGAAAACATCTTTGTGTGCGACTCCAAAGGCGTGATCTACGAAGGCCGCCCCGGTGGCTACGACGAATCCAAGGCCCAGTACGCACAGAAAACCGAAGCGCGCACGCTGGCCGATGCGGTGAATGGCGCAGACGTGTTCCTGGGCTGCTCTGCGCCCGGCGTACTGACGGCAGAGATGGTCAAGACCATGGCCCCCAAGCCCATCATCCTGGCGCTGGCCAACCCCGAGCCCGAGATCCGCCCCGAACTGGCCAAGGCCGTGCGGCCCGACTGCATCATCGCTACCGGCCGTTCGGACTACCCCAACCAGGTCAACAACGTTTTGTGCTTCCCCTACATCTTCCGTGGCGCGCTGGACTGCGGTGCCACCAAGATCACCGAAGCCATGAAGCTGGCCTGCGTGCGCCAGATTGCCGATCTGGCCAAGGCCGACATCAGCGAAGAAGTGGCCAACGCCTATGCGGGCAAGGAACTGACCTTTGGCCCCGACTACCTGATCCCCACGCCATTTGACTCGCGCCTCATCCTCAAGATTGCCCCTGCCGTGGCGCAAGCTGCTGCCGAGTCTGGAGTGGCCACCCGCCCCATTGAAGACATGGAGGCGTACAAGGAAAACCTGTCGCGCTTTGTGTACCAGACAGGCATGCTGATGCGCCCGGTGATCACCGCCGCAAAGGCCCTGCCCGAAGGCCAGAAGCGTGTGGCCTACGCAGACGGTGAAGACGAGCGCGCCCTGCGTGCAGCCCAGATGGCCATCGACGACAAGATTGCCCACCCCATCCTGATTGGCCGCCCTGCGGTGATTGCCGCCCGCATCGAAAAAGCAGGCCTGCGCATGCAGCCCGGCAAGGATGTGGAGATCTGCAACCCTGAGGACGACCCACGCTTCCGCCAGTACTGGGAAACCTACCACCAGCTCATGAAGCGCAATGGCGCAACGCCCGAGGTGGCCAAGGCCGCGGTGCGCCGCTCCAACACCATCATTGCCTCGCTGATGGTGAAGCTGGGCGATGCGGACGCCATGATTTGCGGACTGGTGGGCACCTATGAGACGCACCTGGAGCGCATCAACAACATTCTGGGCCACGCCCCTGGCGCCACGAACTACGCTGCGCTGAATGCGCTGATGACAGACCGCAACGGCACCCTGTTCATTGCGGACACCTATGTGAACGAGGACCCCACGGCCCAGCAACTGGCCGACATTGCCTGGATGTCGGTGCAGGAAGTGCAGCGCTTTGGCTTGCCACCCAAGGTGGCCTTCCTGTCGCACTCCAGCTACGGGTCCTCCAAGCGTGCATCAGCACGCAAGATGCGCGAGGCCCGTGACCTGTTCGTGGCCGCCCATCCCGAGATCGAGTGCGACGGCGAACTGCACGGTGACGCCGCGCTGGAACCCAACATCCGCAAGACCTACATGACGGAAGCGGATTCGACGCTCAGCGGCTCGGCCAATCTGCTGATCTGCCCGAATATCGATGCAGCCAACATCCTCTACAACGTGCTCAAAACCACCACCAGCGGTGGTGTGACGGTGGGGCCAATCCTGATGGGTGCGGCTGCCACGGCTTACATCCTGACGCCAGCCGCCACGGTGCGCCGGGTGTTCAATATGACCGCACTGGCTGTGGCCAGCGCGGCGGCACGCCCCCGTTGA
- a CDS encoding C4-dicarboxylate transporter DctA — MQRFFRSLFGRVVLALIAGVLVGLLWPQWAVQLKPLGDGFIKLIKMLVPLIVFCVVVHGIAGTGDLKRVGRLGVKSLIYFEVITSIALVLGLVLAFVFEPGVGMNVDPKALDASAMSSYADNAHKLSGGGFSDFMLKLIPTTAISAFASGDVLQVLLFSIVFGCALALVGDRGKGVVSLIEEFSTVLFRAMGLIIQLAPLGVLGAVAFTVGKYGVGSLKQLGMLVGLFYAAVVLFVVVVLGTVMRLSGLSLFKLLRYLREELAVVFATTSSDSVLPQIMAKLKHLGVRDSTVGLVIPTGYSFNLDAFSIYITLAAVFIAQATNTPISMTDLLTILAISLVTSKGAHGVPGSAIVVLAATLQAIPAIPAIGLVLVLSVDWFMGIARALGNLIGNCVATVAIAAWEGDIDRQRAQAVLDGKPVPEEQ, encoded by the coding sequence ATGCAACGTTTCTTTCGCTCACTGTTTGGCCGGGTGGTGCTGGCATTGATCGCCGGTGTTCTGGTGGGGCTGCTGTGGCCGCAATGGGCCGTGCAGCTCAAACCGCTGGGCGACGGATTCATCAAGCTGATCAAGATGCTGGTCCCGCTGATTGTTTTCTGCGTGGTGGTGCACGGCATTGCGGGCACTGGCGACTTGAAGCGGGTGGGCAGGCTGGGCGTCAAATCGCTGATCTATTTTGAAGTCATCACCAGCATTGCACTGGTGCTGGGTCTGGTACTGGCGTTTGTGTTTGAGCCCGGTGTGGGCATGAATGTGGACCCCAAGGCGCTCGACGCTTCAGCCATGAGCAGTTATGCAGACAACGCGCACAAGCTGTCCGGGGGCGGGTTCAGCGACTTCATGCTCAAGCTCATTCCCACCACGGCCATCAGCGCATTTGCTTCGGGCGACGTACTGCAGGTGCTGCTGTTCTCCATCGTGTTCGGATGCGCCCTGGCGCTGGTGGGAGATCGCGGCAAAGGCGTAGTGAGCCTGATCGAAGAGTTCTCTACCGTGCTGTTCCGCGCGATGGGCCTCATCATCCAGCTGGCCCCGCTCGGGGTGCTGGGCGCGGTGGCATTCACCGTGGGCAAGTATGGTGTGGGCTCGCTCAAGCAGCTGGGCATGCTGGTGGGCCTCTTCTATGCGGCAGTCGTGCTGTTTGTGGTGGTGGTGCTCGGAACCGTCATGCGTCTGTCGGGGTTGAGCCTGTTCAAGCTGCTGCGCTATCTGCGCGAAGAACTTGCGGTGGTATTCGCAACGACTTCTTCCGACAGCGTGCTGCCCCAGATCATGGCCAAGCTCAAACACCTGGGCGTGCGCGACTCCACCGTGGGGCTGGTCATCCCTACAGGCTATTCGTTCAACCTGGACGCGTTCTCGATCTACATCACCCTGGCGGCAGTGTTCATTGCCCAGGCCACCAACACGCCCATCAGCATGACCGACCTGCTGACCATCTTGGCCATTTCCCTTGTCACATCCAAGGGGGCACACGGCGTGCCCGGGTCTGCCATCGTGGTGCTGGCAGCCACCTTGCAGGCCATTCCTGCCATCCCGGCCATTGGTCTGGTGCTGGTGCTCTCGGTCGACTGGTTCATGGGCATTGCCCGCGCACTGGGCAACCTGATCGGCAACTGTGTGGCCACCGTTGCGATTGCCGCGTGGGAAGGTGACATTGACCGGCAACGGGCACAGGCTGTGCTAGATGGAAAGCCAGTGCCAGAAGAGCAGTAA